The Arachis hypogaea cultivar Tifrunner chromosome 19, arahy.Tifrunner.gnm2.J5K5, whole genome shotgun sequence genome has a window encoding:
- the LOC140182265 gene encoding uncharacterized protein, giving the protein MADFIAEMTPGNSTPESWKLHVDGSSNVTSGVSNNQAEYEALLAGLALAREVRAKVLEVNTDSQVVSSQINGDYQTRDPLLQQYLAKVNKLKNGFEHVTIQHVPRERNARADLLSKLASTKPGHGNKSLIQEVVESPSVSTTTNAHLTFSNQGSWTYPILRYLLDGTLPSDPKEGKQIKREAANYTVVAGQLYKRGFSQPLLKCIEPGDTEYILREIHEGCCRHHVGGKTLAQKIIKAGYFWPTVIRDSIQIVKNSDKCQRHANIHQTAPHQLSIISAERPFGTWGIDLVGPFPTAPGQLRYLIVAIDYYTKWIEAEPLASITATQCRKFLWRQIITRFGIPEIVISDNGTQFADKKFREFLAGLRISHHFSSVEHHQTNEHVESANKIIFKGLKKRLDEAKGLWADELESILWSYRTTPQTTTGETPFRLTYGVEAVIPVEIGDPSPRKTVVGNDEEAERDLIDEERSIAHIKELALKQRISLRYNYGVVRREFATDGLVLR; this is encoded by the exons ATGGCTGACTTTATTGCCGAGATGACCCCAGGAAACTCCACCCCCGAATCGTGGAAACTACATGTTGACGGCTCATCGAACGTCACCTCTGGAG tatcgaacaaccaagcagaatacgaggccctctTGGCAGGCCTAGCCCTAGCCCGGGAAGTCAGAGCAAAGGTCCTAGAGGTAAACACCGATTCACAGGTAGTCAGTTCCCAAATTAACGGAGACTACCAGACACGAGATCCCTTACTCCAACAATACCTCGCCAAGGTAAATAAACTGAAAAACGGATTCGAGCACGTTACCATACAACACGTTCCTAGGGAACGAAACGCCAGGGCCGACCTACTCTCcaaactagccagtaccaaaccaggacaCGGTAACAAATCGCTAATCCAGGAAGTTGTTGAGTCGCCCTCCGTGTCAACGACAACCAACGCTCATCTGACATTCTCGAACCAGGGATCTTGGACCTACCCTATCCTACGGTACCTCCTCGACGGAACACTGCCGTCGGACCCCAAAGAGGGAAAACAGATAAAAAGGGAAGCCGCCAACTATACCGTTGTCGCAGGACAACTATACAAACGTGGATTCTCGCAACCCCTGCTCAAATGCATTGAACCCGGGGACACGGAGTACATACTCCGTGAAATCCACGAGGGTTGCTGCAGGCACCACGTCGGAGGTAAAACATTAGCCCAAAAAATCATCAAGGCAGGTTACTTCTGGCCCACGGTTATCCGGGATTCCATACAAATAGTCAAAAATAGCGAcaaatgccaaaggcacgccaatATCCACCAAACCGCCCCTCACCAGCTCAGCATCATATCGGCAGAACGGCCATTCGGCACTTGGGGGATCGACCTCGTCGGGCCCTTCCCTACAGCGCCCGGTCAACTCAGGTATctcatcgtcgccatagactactacaccaaatggatcgaAGCCGAACCCCTGGCCTCCATAACGGCAACCCAATGCCGAAAATTCCTCTGGCGACAGATCATCACCCGATTCGGGATCCCCGAGATCGTTatctcggacaacggaacccAATTTGCTGACAAAAAGTTCAGAGAATTTTTAGCAGGGCTACGCATATCTCACCATTTTAGCTCGGTAGAACACCACCAAACAAACGAACATGTGGAATCCGCGAACAAAATAATCTTCAAAGGACTCAAGAAGCGActcgacgaagccaaaggactATGGGCCGACGAACTCGAATCGATCCTATGGTCATACCGAACCACACCTCAAACGACCAcgggagaaacacctttccgatTAACATACGGTGTAGAGGCGGTCATCCCGGTAGAGATCGGAGACCCAAGCCCCAGAAAAACGGTCGTGGGTAACGATGAGgaagcagaacgagacctcaTTGACGAAGAAAGAAGCATAGCTCATATCAAAGAGCTAGCCCTGAAGCAAAGAATCAGCTTAAGGTACAACTACGGCGTCGTCCGACGAGAATTTGCAACCGACGGCCTCGTCCTACGATGA